The following are from one region of the Polaribacter marinaquae genome:
- a CDS encoding DUF1328 domain-containing protein has protein sequence MLRWTITFVVIALIAAVLGFGGIAGASAGIAKILFFVFLVLFVLSLIRGGLKR, from the coding sequence ATGTTACGTTGGACAATCACATTTGTAGTAATTGCATTAATTGCTGCTGTATTAGGATTTGGAGGAATTGCAGGAGCTTCTGCAGGAATTGCTAAAATATTATTTTTTGTATTTTTAGTATTATTTGTGCTTTCTTTAATTAGAGGCGGATTAAAAAGATAA
- a CDS encoding electron transfer flavoprotein subunit alpha/FixB family protein, with translation MSVLVFADSTDGKFKKTAFEVVSYGKKVAEQLGENVVVLTINAADSSELHKYGAEKVLAVSNDSLATFNAKQYAAVVQQAAAKESASVVVVDSSIDGLYLAPLVAVSLEAGYASNVVAAPSSTSPFTVKRKAFSNKAFSNTVISTDKKVIGLAKNSFGIHENAVEGTVEAFDAEVAASGVTSENIERVTGKVTIADADTVVSAGRGLKGPENWGMVEELAEVLGAATACSKPVSDLGWRPHGEHVGQTGKPVASNLYIAIGISGAIQHLAGINASKVKVVINTDPEAPFFKAADYGVVGDAFEVVPKLIEKLKAFKAA, from the coding sequence ATGTCAGTTTTAGTATTTGCCGATTCAACAGACGGAAAATTTAAGAAAACTGCTTTTGAAGTAGTTTCTTACGGAAAAAAAGTTGCAGAACAGTTAGGTGAAAATGTTGTTGTTTTAACAATAAACGCTGCTGATTCTTCAGAATTACATAAATATGGTGCAGAAAAAGTTTTAGCGGTTTCTAACGATAGTTTAGCAACATTTAATGCAAAACAATATGCAGCAGTAGTACAACAAGCAGCAGCAAAAGAAAGTGCATCTGTTGTAGTTGTAGATTCTAGTATAGATGGTTTGTATTTAGCACCTTTAGTAGCCGTTTCTTTAGAAGCAGGTTATGCATCTAATGTAGTTGCTGCACCATCTAGTACAAGTCCTTTTACAGTAAAAAGAAAGGCATTTTCTAACAAAGCATTTTCTAATACTGTAATTTCTACAGACAAAAAAGTTATTGGTTTAGCAAAAAATTCTTTTGGTATACATGAGAATGCAGTAGAAGGAACTGTAGAGGCTTTTGATGCAGAAGTTGCTGCATCAGGCGTAACATCAGAAAATATAGAAAGAGTAACCGGTAAAGTAACAATTGCAGATGCAGATACTGTAGTTTCTGCTGGTAGAGGTTTAAAAGGACCAGAAAATTGGGGAATGGTAGAAGAGTTAGCAGAAGTTTTAGGCGCTGCAACAGCTTGTTCTAAACCAGTTTCAGATTTAGGTTGGAGACCTCACGGAGAGCATGTTGGGCAAACAGGTAAACCAGTTGCTTCTAATTTATATATTGCAATTGGTATTTCTGGTGCAATACAGCATTTGGCAGGTATAAATGCATCTAAAGTAAAAGTAGTTATTAACACAGATCCAGAAGCACCATTTTTTAAGGCAGCAGATTACGGAGTTGTAGGAGATGCTTTTGAAGTTGTACCTAAATTAATAGAAAAATTAAAAGCGTTTAAAGCTGCTTAA
- a CDS encoding App1 family protein encodes MSLFSKDPLQIIVFNSYGSDTHFYVRGRALQDENINLEKNNIFSLFVNTWKRFESDEVRNTALTIQLPNNHKIETKTDNKGYFEVSETLNNLTSLTDTEGWLNFEISFTDTNINRKITKNNRFLGKMLIPKLTVDYGIISDIDDTILHTGVISRMKWRVLINTFFVSPLKRKALVGAAEFYNLLHLGKSGKNANPLFYVSHSPWNLYRYLDFFLEKNNFTEGAVLLRTAGSLFKKKTIEEKPQKQNEIRNILNTYNDLKFILIGDAGEHDADIYMEITKNYPNKIKAIYLRSVLHSKKMERIKLLIENYNDTEFFIVDSSKEAIEHAKKHHFIA; translated from the coding sequence ATGTCACTTTTCAGTAAAGATCCTTTACAAATAATTGTTTTTAATAGTTATGGTAGCGATACACATTTTTATGTTAGAGGTAGAGCTTTACAAGATGAAAATATCAACCTAGAAAAAAACAATATTTTTAGTTTGTTTGTAAATACCTGGAAACGCTTTGAAAGTGATGAAGTTCGAAATACAGCCTTAACAATTCAATTACCAAATAACCATAAAATTGAAACTAAAACAGATAATAAAGGTTATTTTGAAGTTTCTGAGACCTTAAATAATTTAACTAGTTTAACTGATACCGAAGGGTGGTTAAACTTTGAAATTTCGTTTACCGATACTAATATCAACAGAAAAATTACCAAAAACAATAGATTTTTAGGTAAAATGTTGATACCTAAATTGACAGTAGACTACGGAATTATAAGCGATATAGACGACACCATTTTACATACAGGCGTTATTTCTAGAATGAAATGGCGTGTACTTATAAATACATTTTTTGTTTCGCCTTTAAAAAGGAAAGCGCTTGTTGGTGCTGCAGAATTTTACAACTTGTTACATCTTGGTAAATCTGGCAAAAACGCAAACCCTTTGTTTTATGTTAGTCATAGTCCTTGGAATTTATATCGATATTTAGACTTTTTTCTTGAAAAAAATAATTTTACGGAAGGAGCTGTTTTGCTAAGAACTGCGGGTAGTCTTTTTAAGAAAAAAACTATTGAAGAAAAACCACAAAAACAAAACGAAATTAGAAATATTCTTAACACTTATAACGATTTAAAATTTATCTTAATAGGAGATGCGGGTGAACATGATGCTGATATTTATATGGAAATTACTAAAAATTATCCCAATAAAATAAAAGCTATTTATTTAAGAAGTGTGCTACACAGTAAAAAAATGGAACGCATTAAGTTATTGATAGAGAATTATAATGACACCGAATTTTTTATTGTTGATTCTTCTAAAGAAGCTATAGAACATGCAAAAAAACATCATTTTATTGCATAA
- a CDS encoding thymidylate synthase yields the protein MKQYHDLVKHVLENGNEKGDRTGTGTKSVFGYQMRFDLSEGFPMVTTKKLHLKSIIYELLWFIKGDTNIKYLQENGVRIWNEWADENGDLGPVYGHQWRNWNSDEIDQLKDVIATLKENPNSRRMMVSAWNPSVMPDTSVSFSENVANGKAALPPCHAFFQFYVADGKLSCQLYQRSADIFLGVPFNIASYALFTMMVAQVCGYEAGEFIHTFGDAHIYNNHKEQLELQLSRDLRPLPKMKMNSNIKNIEDFTFEDFELLDYNPHPHIKGKVAI from the coding sequence ATGAAACAATATCACGATTTAGTAAAGCACGTTTTAGAAAACGGAAACGAAAAAGGAGATAGAACAGGTACAGGAACAAAAAGTGTTTTTGGTTATCAAATGAGATTTGACTTAAGTGAAGGTTTTCCGATGGTTACCACAAAGAAATTACACTTAAAATCTATAATTTATGAACTTTTATGGTTTATAAAAGGAGATACAAATATTAAATATTTGCAGGAAAATGGCGTAAGAATCTGGAATGAGTGGGCAGATGAAAACGGAGATTTAGGTCCTGTTTATGGGCATCAATGGCGTAATTGGAATAGTGATGAAATTGATCAATTAAAAGATGTAATTGCAACTTTAAAAGAAAATCCAAATTCTAGAAGAATGATGGTTTCTGCTTGGAATCCTTCTGTAATGCCAGATACGTCAGTTTCATTTTCTGAAAATGTAGCGAACGGAAAAGCAGCTTTACCTCCTTGTCATGCTTTTTTTCAGTTTTACGTAGCAGACGGAAAATTATCATGTCAATTATACCAAAGAAGTGCAGATATATTTTTAGGTGTACCTTTTAATATTGCTTCTTATGCTTTATTTACAATGATGGTTGCACAAGTTTGTGGTTATGAGGCAGGAGAATTTATTCACACATTTGGTGATGCTCATATTTATAATAATCATAAAGAACAATTAGAATTGCAATTGTCTAGAGATTTAAGGCCTTTACCAAAAATGAAAATGAATTCGAATATAAAAAATATTGAAGATTTTACATTCGAAGACTTCGAATTGTTAGACTACAATCCGCATCCTCATATAAAAGGAAAAGTTGCCATTTAA
- a CDS encoding pyruvate dehydrogenase complex E1 component subunit beta, whose protein sequence is MLFTHKFLTFAYQKTNNNLDSMKTVQFREAICEAMSEEMRRDESIYLMGEEVAEYNGAYKASKGMLDEFGAKRVIDTPIAELGFAGIAIGSAMNGNRPIVEYMTFNFSLVGIDQIINNAAKIRQMSGGQFNCPIVFRGPTASAGQLGATHSQAFENWFANTPGLKVIVPSNPYDAKGLLKAAIRDDDPVIFMESEQMYGDKMEIPEGEYIIPIGVADIKREGTDVTIVSFGKIIKEAYKAADELAKDNISVEIIDLRTVRPMDHAAILTSVKKTNRLVVLEEAWPFASVASEITYRIQNEAFDYLDAPIKRITTADAPAPYSPVLFEKWIPNAQDVIKAVKEVMYI, encoded by the coding sequence ATTTTATTTACTCATAAATTCCTTACTTTTGCTTATCAAAAAACAAACAATAATTTAGATTCAATGAAGACAGTTCAATTTAGAGAGGCAATTTGTGAAGCCATGAGCGAAGAAATGCGCAGAGATGAAAGCATTTACTTAATGGGTGAAGAAGTTGCAGAATATAATGGAGCTTATAAAGCTAGTAAAGGAATGTTAGACGAGTTTGGTGCAAAAAGAGTTATAGATACTCCTATTGCAGAACTTGGTTTTGCAGGTATTGCAATTGGTTCTGCTATGAATGGCAATAGACCTATTGTAGAATACATGACTTTTAACTTCTCTTTAGTTGGTATTGATCAAATTATTAACAACGCAGCAAAAATTAGACAAATGTCTGGTGGGCAATTCAATTGTCCTATTGTTTTTAGAGGACCAACTGCATCTGCAGGTCAATTAGGAGCAACACACTCTCAAGCATTTGAAAACTGGTTTGCAAACACACCTGGTTTAAAAGTTATTGTACCATCTAACCCATACGACGCTAAAGGATTATTAAAAGCAGCTATTAGAGATGATGATCCGGTAATTTTTATGGAGTCTGAACAAATGTATGGTGATAAGATGGAAATTCCGGAAGGAGAGTACATTATACCTATTGGTGTTGCGGACATTAAAAGAGAAGGTACAGATGTAACTATTGTTTCTTTTGGTAAAATTATTAAAGAAGCTTACAAAGCTGCAGACGAATTAGCAAAAGACAATATTTCTGTTGAAATTATAGATTTAAGAACTGTGCGCCCAATGGATCACGCAGCTATTTTAACTTCTGTAAAGAAAACAAATAGATTGGTAGTGTTAGAAGAAGCGTGGCCATTTGCAAGTGTAGCGTCAGAAATTACATATAGAATTCAAAACGAAGCATTCGATTATTTAGATGCTCCAATCAAAAGAATAACTACTGCAGATGCACCAGCACCTTACTCTCCGGTTTTATTCGAAAAATGGATTCCGAATGCACAAGATGTTATAAAAGCAGTAAAAGAAGTAATGTATATTTAA
- a CDS encoding bifunctional nuclease family protein — protein sequence MSLIKLTIKGISYSQTQTGAYALVLSEMEGSRTLPIIIGAFEAQSIAIALEKEIRPPRPLTHDLFKTFSDRFQIEIKEVIIHKLVDGVFFSSLICEKDGEQEVIDARTSDAIAIAVRFQAPIYTYENILDKAGVYLKIEEELGLTDDAEDEITSEIDTILEVDKSDSYAEKSITELNQELDKAVANENYELAAKIRDEISKRS from the coding sequence ATGAGTTTAATAAAACTAACCATAAAAGGAATTTCTTACAGCCAAACACAAACTGGTGCATACGCATTAGTTTTAAGTGAAATGGAAGGAAGTAGAACTTTACCAATAATTATTGGAGCCTTTGAAGCACAATCTATAGCCATAGCTTTAGAAAAAGAAATAAGACCACCTAGACCATTAACACACGATTTGTTTAAAACCTTTTCAGATAGATTTCAAATAGAAATAAAAGAGGTAATTATTCATAAATTAGTAGACGGTGTTTTCTTTTCTAGTTTAATTTGCGAAAAAGACGGAGAACAAGAAGTTATAGATGCAAGAACATCAGATGCAATTGCAATTGCAGTACGTTTTCAAGCACCAATTTATACCTACGAAAACATTTTAGACAAAGCAGGTGTTTATTTAAAAATTGAAGAAGAATTAGGTTTAACAGATGATGCTGAAGATGAAATTACATCAGAAATTGATACAATTTTAGAAGTAGATAAATCAGATTCTTATGCAGAAAAATCTATAACAGAGCTAAATCAAGAGTTAGACAAAGCAGTTGCTAATGAAAATTATGAATTGGCAGCAAAAATTAGAGACGAAATTAGTAAACGGTCTTAA
- a CDS encoding electron transfer flavoprotein subunit beta/FixA family protein, which translates to MKILVCISHVPDTTSKINFTNNDAEFDKNGVQFVINPYDEFCLTRAMWFKEKQGATVTVVNVGGAETEPTLRKALAIGADDAIRINAKPTDGFLVAKELAEVVKNGGFDLVLAGKESADYNGQMVPGMLASLIDFNFVNGCVEMEVDGTSVNAKREIDGGTESLATTLPLVVGGQKGIVEEKDLRIPNMRGIMMARKKPLQVVEATGANASTNIQTYEKPAPKGAVKLVDADNLDELINLLHNEAKVI; encoded by the coding sequence ATGAAAATATTAGTTTGTATTAGTCACGTACCTGATACCACTTCAAAAATTAATTTTACAAATAATGATGCTGAGTTTGATAAAAACGGTGTGCAGTTTGTAATTAATCCTTATGACGAATTTTGTTTAACAAGAGCAATGTGGTTTAAAGAAAAGCAAGGTGCTACAGTAACGGTTGTTAATGTTGGTGGTGCAGAAACAGAACCAACGCTAAGAAAAGCTTTGGCAATTGGTGCAGATGACGCTATTAGAATAAATGCAAAACCAACAGATGGGTTTTTAGTAGCTAAAGAATTAGCAGAAGTTGTAAAAAACGGTGGTTTCGATTTAGTTTTAGCAGGTAAAGAATCTGCAGATTATAATGGTCAAATGGTACCAGGAATGTTAGCATCATTAATAGATTTTAACTTTGTTAACGGTTGTGTAGAGATGGAAGTAGACGGTACAAGCGTAAATGCAAAAAGAGAAATTGATGGTGGTACAGAATCTTTAGCAACAACTTTACCATTAGTAGTTGGTGGACAAAAAGGTATTGTAGAAGAAAAAGACTTGCGTATTCCTAACATGAGAGGAATTATGATGGCACGTAAAAAACCATTACAAGTAGTAGAAGCTACTGGCGCAAATGCATCAACAAATATTCAAACTTACGAAAAACCAGCACCAAAAGGAGCTGTTAAATTAGTAGATGCAGATAATTTAGATGAGTTAATTAACTTATTACACAACGAGGCTAAAGTTATTTAA
- a CDS encoding ferritin-like domain-containing protein: MNTYTQEVGQKLNALLEKTYDAEKGFKKAAENIENNSLKIYFNRKAEERYTFGHELKKEIKSFNQDVDKGGSLTGTAHRAWMDVKSLFSLDDEESMLEEAIRGEKASIEEYNDVLKETSLPSSTKDVLESQKATIETGLYNIKSLEEIS, from the coding sequence ATGAATACTTACACACAAGAAGTTGGACAGAAATTAAATGCTCTTTTAGAGAAAACATACGATGCAGAAAAAGGATTTAAAAAAGCTGCAGAAAATATAGAGAACAATTCTCTTAAAATATACTTTAATAGAAAGGCAGAAGAAAGATATACTTTTGGGCACGAATTAAAAAAAGAAATCAAATCTTTTAACCAAGATGTAGATAAAGGTGGTAGTTTAACAGGAACAGCTCACAGAGCTTGGATGGACGTTAAATCTTTATTTTCTTTAGATGACGAAGAGTCTATGTTAGAAGAAGCAATACGAGGAGAGAAAGCTTCTATTGAAGAATATAATGATGTTTTAAAAGAAACAAGTTTACCAAGTAGTACTAAAGATGTGTTAGAATCGCAAAAAGCTACTATAGAAACAGGTCTTTACAATATTAAATCTTTAGAAGAAATATCATAA
- a CDS encoding inorganic diphosphatase — translation MSSEDKKTFDVLIEIPKGSRNKYEYDFDLNKIRFDRMLFSSMMYPADYGFVPETLALDDDPLDVLVLGHEPTFPMCVIEVKPIGVFHMTDEKGPDEKIICVPISDPIWNNKSDISDLNPHRLKEIEHFFKVYKDLEKKKVDVGGWGDAKEAYQIFSESVKRYEESDYKKVDQFKI, via the coding sequence ATGAGTTCAGAAGATAAGAAGACTTTTGATGTTTTAATAGAGATACCTAAAGGAAGTAGAAATAAATATGAGTATGATTTTGATTTAAATAAGATTCGTTTTGATAGAATGTTATTTTCTTCTATGATGTACCCTGCAGATTATGGTTTTGTACCAGAAACTTTAGCTTTAGATGATGATCCGTTAGATGTATTAGTATTAGGTCACGAGCCAACTTTTCCTATGTGTGTTATCGAAGTAAAACCAATTGGTGTATTTCATATGACTGACGAAAAAGGACCAGATGAAAAAATTATTTGTGTGCCAATTTCAGATCCTATCTGGAACAATAAAAGTGATATTTCTGACTTAAATCCTCATAGATTAAAAGAAATAGAACATTTCTTTAAAGTTTATAAAGATTTAGAAAAGAAAAAAGTAGATGTTGGTGGATGGGGAGATGCTAAAGAGGCTTACCAAATATTCTCTGAATCTGTAAAAAGATATGAAGAAAGCGACTACAAAAAAGTAGATCAATTTAAAATCTAA
- a CDS encoding sodium-translocating pyrophosphatase → MESLMIWMPIAMAVLGLIYMWIKQTWVMKQDAGDGKMKEISDYIYEGALAFLSAEYKLLAIFVVIVSIALAAVSFIVPTTHILIVVAFIFGAVFSAFAGNIGMKIATKTNVRTTQAARTSLPNALKISFGGGTVMGLGVAGLAVLGLTAFFIVFYQKFMGGVWTSTTDMTIVLETLAGFSLGAESIALFARVGGGIYTKAADVGADLVGKVEAGIPEDDPRNPATIADNVGDNVGDVAGMGADLFGSYVATVLAAMVLGNYVIKDMGGSINDAFGGIGPILLPMAIAGAGIIISIIGTMLVKISDNNAKESQVMGALNKGNWTSIILVGLSCFGLVTWMLPETMTMEFFGEGLQEISSMRVFYATLVGLIVGAVISSVTEYYTGLGKSPILKIVQQSSTGAGTNIIAGLATGMISTFPSVLLFAGAIWASYAFAGFYGVALAASAMMATTAMQLAIDAFGPISDNAGGIAEMSEQEPIVRERTDILDSVGNTTAATGKGFAIASAALTSLALFAAYVTFTGIDGINIFKAPVLAMLFVGGMVPVVFSALAMNAVGKAAMEMVQEVRRQFRDIAGIMEGTGKPEYDKCVAISTQASLKEMMLPGLLTIGFPLVIAFLPLAFGMDKLAIAEMLGGYMAGVTVSGVLWAIFQNNAGGAWDNAKKSFEAGVEIDGEMTYKGSDAHKAAVTGDTVGDPFKDTSGPSMNILIKLTCLIGLVIAPILGGHTENKVQGKEVKKEIIIKQKDNKLAKVSKTETVNKSYNLK, encoded by the coding sequence ATGGAATCACTAATGATTTGGATGCCGATTGCAATGGCAGTATTAGGTTTAATCTACATGTGGATTAAACAAACTTGGGTAATGAAACAAGATGCAGGAGACGGTAAAATGAAAGAAATTTCTGATTACATTTATGAAGGTGCGCTTGCTTTTCTAAGCGCAGAATATAAGCTATTAGCAATTTTTGTAGTTATTGTTAGTATTGCACTAGCAGCAGTTTCTTTTATTGTACCAACCACTCACATCTTAATTGTTGTTGCTTTTATATTTGGTGCTGTTTTTTCTGCTTTTGCAGGTAATATCGGTATGAAAATAGCTACAAAAACAAATGTTAGAACTACACAAGCAGCCAGAACAAGTTTACCAAATGCATTAAAAATTTCTTTTGGCGGTGGTACTGTTATGGGACTTGGTGTTGCAGGTTTGGCTGTATTAGGCTTAACTGCTTTCTTTATTGTTTTTTATCAAAAATTTATGGGCGGAGTCTGGACTTCTACCACCGATATGACAATTGTTCTAGAAACTTTAGCTGGTTTTTCTTTAGGTGCAGAATCGATTGCTCTTTTTGCTAGAGTTGGTGGCGGAATCTACACAAAAGCTGCAGATGTTGGTGCAGATTTAGTAGGTAAAGTAGAAGCAGGAATACCCGAAGATGATCCTAGAAACCCAGCAACTATTGCAGATAATGTTGGTGATAATGTTGGTGATGTTGCAGGTATGGGAGCCGATTTATTTGGTTCTTACGTTGCTACCGTATTGGCAGCAATGGTTTTAGGTAATTATGTTATTAAAGATATGGGCGGAAGTATAAACGACGCTTTTGGAGGAATTGGCCCTATTTTATTACCAATGGCAATTGCAGGTGCTGGAATTATAATTTCTATTATCGGTACAATGTTGGTAAAAATTAGTGATAACAACGCTAAAGAATCTCAAGTTATGGGAGCTTTAAATAAAGGAAATTGGACTTCTATTATTTTAGTTGGTCTTTCTTGTTTTGGTTTAGTTACTTGGATGCTACCAGAAACTATGACTATGGAGTTTTTTGGTGAAGGTCTACAAGAAATTTCTTCTATGAGAGTGTTTTACGCAACTTTAGTAGGTTTAATTGTAGGTGCAGTAATCTCATCTGTAACCGAATATTATACCGGTCTAGGAAAATCTCCTATTCTTAAAATTGTGCAACAATCTTCTACAGGTGCAGGTACAAATATTATTGCAGGTTTAGCAACAGGTATGATTTCAACTTTTCCTTCAGTATTATTATTTGCTGGTGCAATTTGGGCTTCTTATGCTTTTGCTGGTTTTTATGGAGTCGCATTAGCTGCTTCTGCAATGATGGCAACTACAGCTATGCAATTAGCTATTGATGCATTCGGGCCAATTTCTGATAATGCAGGTGGTATTGCAGAAATGAGCGAGCAAGAACCAATTGTAAGAGAGCGTACAGATATTTTAGATTCTGTAGGTAATACAACAGCTGCAACAGGAAAAGGTTTTGCGATTGCTTCTGCCGCTTTAACTTCTTTAGCGCTTTTTGCTGCGTATGTAACATTTACAGGAATAGACGGAATTAACATTTTCAAAGCTCCGGTTTTAGCAATGTTATTTGTTGGCGGTATGGTACCAGTTGTTTTTTCTGCTTTGGCAATGAATGCCGTAGGTAAAGCTGCTATGGAAATGGTACAAGAGGTTCGTAGACAATTTAGAGATATTGCAGGTATTATGGAAGGCACAGGAAAACCAGAATATGATAAATGTGTAGCAATATCTACACAAGCGTCTTTAAAAGAAATGATGTTACCAGGATTATTAACTATTGGTTTCCCTTTAGTAATAGCATTTCTTCCTTTGGCTTTTGGTATGGATAAATTAGCTATCGCAGAAATGTTAGGTGGTTATATGGCAGGTGTAACAGTTTCTGGAGTTTTATGGGCAATTTTTCAAAATAATGCTGGTGGAGCTTGGGATAATGCAAAAAAATCTTTTGAAGCTGGTGTAGAAATTGATGGAGAAATGACGTATAAAGGTTCTGATGCACACAAAGCAGCTGTTACCGGTGATACTGTTGGAGATCCTTTTAAAGATACTTCTGGTCCGTCAATGAATATTTTAATTAAATTAACTTGTTTAATTGGTTTGGTTATAGCTCCTATTTTAGGTGGACATACTGAAAATAAAGTTCAAGGTAAAGAGGTTAAAAAAGAAATAATAATAAAGCAAAAAGACAATAAACTTGCAAAAGTTTCTAAAACTGAAACTGTAAACAAAAGTTATAACTTGAAATAA
- a CDS encoding NupC/NupG family nucleoside CNT transporter, with the protein MKNIFLIAFCFISISIFGQDLEQNWTFNSVKKSDGTSLLQSEETKVFSLSDGKFQLPAYAYKPASTGTYLRQNNLIILNATTPKEELRYFNIVSFDNASLVLSEGDVTYTLASPEYTKIVLAETDNVTPIKKVEEVEETKSVVENEGIIESGSFTFTSFWRGALGMFSLIVIAFLFSSKKKAIDWKKVGIGLALQLIIAIGVLKVSFIQKAFELVGKLFIEILEYTKAGSKFLFDGLIADMDTFGYIFAFQVLPTIIFFSALTSLLFYLGIIQWMVKILAIVLSKFLGISGMESLSVAGNIFLGQTEAPLLIKAYLEKMNKSEMLLVMIGGMATVAGAVLAAYIGFLGGGDKELELVFAKHLLAASVMAAPGAIVISKILYPQTEEVNTDVTVSQEKIGSNILDAIANGTTEGLRLAVNVGAMLLVFVAVIAMINGGLGLIGDLTSLNEIIANNTAYDQLSLEFILGYVFAPLMWLIGVPTEDMTLMGQLLGIKLAASEFVGYIQLAELKNVANATHLAYNKSIIMATYMLCGFANFASIGIQIGGIGSLAPGQRKVLSEFGMKALIGGTIASLMSATIAGMIIG; encoded by the coding sequence ATGAAAAATATATTTTTAATTGCCTTTTGTTTTATTTCAATTTCAATTTTTGGGCAAGATTTAGAACAAAATTGGACCTTTAATTCAGTAAAAAAATCAGACGGGACATCTTTACTTCAATCAGAAGAAACAAAAGTTTTTTCTTTATCCGATGGTAAATTTCAACTTCCTGCATACGCATATAAACCAGCTTCTACAGGAACTTACTTAAGACAAAATAATCTTATAATTCTTAATGCTACAACACCAAAAGAAGAATTAAGATATTTTAATATTGTATCTTTTGATAATGCAAGCTTGGTTTTATCTGAAGGAGATGTAACATATACATTAGCATCGCCAGAATATACTAAAATTGTATTAGCAGAAACAGATAACGTAACACCAATTAAAAAGGTAGAAGAAGTAGAAGAAACAAAATCAGTTGTAGAAAATGAAGGTATTATAGAAAGTGGTAGCTTTACTTTTACGAGTTTTTGGCGTGGTGCATTAGGTATGTTTTCTTTAATTGTAATCGCTTTTTTATTTAGTTCTAAAAAGAAAGCTATCGATTGGAAAAAAGTAGGAATTGGTTTAGCGCTACAGTTAATTATTGCAATTGGCGTTTTAAAAGTATCTTTTATTCAGAAAGCATTTGAATTGGTTGGTAAGCTTTTTATTGAAATCTTAGAATATACAAAAGCTGGAAGTAAGTTTTTATTTGATGGTTTAATTGCAGATATGGACACGTTTGGATACATTTTTGCTTTTCAAGTTTTACCTACAATTATATTTTTCTCTGCATTAACTTCACTGTTATTTTATTTAGGAATTATACAATGGATGGTTAAAATCTTAGCAATTGTATTGTCTAAGTTTTTAGGTATTTCTGGTATGGAAAGTTTATCTGTTGCAGGTAATATTTTCTTAGGACAAACAGAAGCACCATTATTAATTAAAGCATATTTAGAAAAGATGAATAAATCTGAAATGCTTTTAGTAATGATTGGCGGAATGGCAACAGTTGCCGGAGCAGTATTGGCTGCTTACATTGGCTTTTTGGGTGGCGGAGACAAAGAATTAGAATTGGTTTTTGCAAAGCATTTATTAGCAGCGTCTGTTATGGCAGCTCCTGGTGCAATTGTAATTTCTAAAATTCTATATCCGCAAACAGAAGAGGTAAATACAGATGTTACCGTTTCGCAAGAAAAAATAGGTTCTAATATTTTAGATGCAATTGCAAACGGAACAACAGAAGGTTTGCGATTGGCTGTAAATGTTGGTGCAATGTTATTGGTTTTTGTAGCTGTAATTGCAATGATAAACGGAGGTTTAGGTTTAATAGGAGATTTAACTTCTTTAAATGAAATTATAGCAAATAATACAGCATATGATCAGTTGTCTTTAGAGTTTATTTTAGGATATGTTTTTGCACCTTTAATGTGGTTAATAGGTGTGCCAACAGAAGATATGACACTTATGGGGCAATTATTAGGTATTAAACTAGCAGCAAGTGAATTTGTTGGTTACATACAGTTAGCAGAATTAAAAAATGTTGCAAATGCAACACATTTAGCATATAATAAATCGATAATTATGGCGACTTATATGTTATGTGGTTTTGCGAATTTTGCTTCAATCGGTATTCAAATTGGTGGTATTGGTTCTTTGGCTCCTGGTCAAAGAAAAGTATTGTCAGAATTCGGAATGAAAGCATTAATTGGTGGTACAATTGCCTCTTTAATGTCTGCAACTATTGCAGGTATGATTATTGGTTAA